In the Planctomycetaceae bacterium genome, CCTGCAGCAGGACCGCGAACTGCAGCAGCGCCAGATGCGCGAACGCGCAGCGGCGGAAGTCGGCAACGATGACACTCCTGACGATCAGGAGAAACAGCCGGATGCCTCAGCCTCCGATGCGGCAGAAACGACGGAAACCGAGGCGTCAGAATCGACCGACGCCGACTCCCCTGACGACTCGGCGGCGCAGGACAACGCCGGCCAGCCGGGAGTCGCCGGTGCCGAGCAACCCGGCGACGACGGCACGACGGGAGGAACGGAATCGGCGGGAAATTCGACAGGCGACCAGTCAGACGGCGATCGATCGGCGACGCCACAGAAATCGGCCGATGGCAGCCCGAACGGTTCTCGCACTCGACCGGCCAGCGACGACGAAGCGCTGGCGAAGCTGATCGAGAAGTATCAGCGCAGCGGCGACGGAAAGGACGGAACACCCGACCAGAACGCGTCCGACCAGAACACCGACTCGGAAGCTGGCGCTGAGCATTCGCCGGAAGATCGTCCGGGGAACTCAGACAGTGACAGCGCTGCGGCGAACGGCCGGAACGAAGTCAGTGACGACAAGTCCGGTGAATCAGGTGAAACCGGTGATGCTGCGTCCCACGGAGACGAGACCGGGGCACGGACTCGCGGGCTTCCCGATCGCGCGAACGGGGACGATCCAACAAACGGCAGCGACGCCGGTCAGCCGGGTGAAAGTGATCGGAATGCCGACGATGCGACATCGACCGATACACCGTCGGCGGGCGGCGAAGGTGCCGACACTGCGGACGAATCCACCACGGACGATGACAATCGGCGCAACGGCGAACCGTCAGACGGATCGAATGGCGAAGGCGCGTCGGCGGAAGATTCCGCAACCGACAATTCGGGCAACCGGAACGTCGCCGACGAAACTCAGGCCGCGAACGGCGATACGAACCCGGTTTCGCAGCCGGAAGGAAACCCGGAGAACTCGGCGGCTGACAACAACCGAGGCGAAGGCCGCGACAGTGAGAATCCGGAGCCGAACGACGATCCCGCGAACAGCGCAGGTGGGCAAGGTGAAGGTGCGGACAGCCAGCAGGACGGCAAGCAAGGGGGCAACGATCAGCAACAACAAGGTGGCGGTCAGGAAGGCGGCGGTCAGCAGGGCGGCGGACAGGAAGGTGGCGGCAAGCAGGGTGGTGGACAGGAAGGTGGTGGCAAGCAGGGTGGCGGTCAGGCCGGAGGTGAAGGTGACGGCGGTAAGGGCGGCGAAGCTGGTGGCGGCGGCGGGACCGGTGGCAAGAACGGGGCCGGAGGATCCGGGTCCGGTAAAGGAAACCAGGGCGGCAGTGGTCCATCAACGCCGCTTGAGCCTGCCGTCGATCCGAATGTCGAAGACGCCGCGAAGGCCGCAGATCTGGCGCTAAAGCGGCTGCAGCAGGATCTTGAACGCGGAAAAGTCGACAGAGAAATGCTGGAGGAACTCGGCTGGACCGAAGACCAGCTCGATGCCTTTCGTCAGCGCATGCAGAAGCAACTTCAGAATCTGAACCGCGACGAAAATGAAACGACGGCGGAAGCTCTGCAGCGCCGCCGAACGGAGGAGTTGCTGAAGAGCATGAACCTGGACAGCGACTCTGTCAGTCGACGCGGAGACTCCAGTCGCGACCGCGAACAACAGGACACGACAGTTCGCCGTCCCGATGCACCGTCGCGCTACAGAAATCGCTTCGAAATGTACCAGCGTTCCATCAGCGGCGTGCGGGATCGCGGCATGCAGAAGTAACGCCGGTCGACGTTTGCCATGCTTGAACTCCGCAATCCTCACAGCATCCTGGCCGCGCTGAAGCAGCGTCCGTCGGCCGTGCGGTCCATCCGGATTTCTGCGCAGCACCCGTCTGATGTCTGGGCCGAAGTTGCAGAAGTCGCCAAACGGTGCGGCGTACCGGTTTCCGCGGGCCGCACCGAAGGACCAGGCGTCGGCAGGCAGCGTCGCGGAACAGAACGCACCGGGGCCGGGTCGGCGAATGTCGAACCGCCGTCGCCGATTCCGCTTTCAAATCTGCTGCAGCGCCGCAACGGCGAACATTCTCATGGAATCTGGCTCGCGCTGGATCAGATCCAGGATCCTCAGAACGTGGGAGCCCTCTTTCGGCTGGCCGGCTTCTTCAATGTGCGCGGGATTCTGATGACCAGGGACCGCAGTGCTTCGGTGAACGCCACTGTCTGCGATGTCTCCGCCGGCGGTGCCGAATACGTGCCGTTTTCCGTCGTCTCAAATCTGGCGCAGGCGATGAAGAAAGCTCAGGAGCACGATATCTGGCTGCTGGGAACCAGTGAACACGCCGCTTCGAGCATCCGGCAGGTCAGCCGCGACCGAAACTGGATGCTGGTGCTGGGCAACGAAGGCGACGGAATTCGTCGGCTGACACGGGAAAACTGCGACGTCCTGTGTTCCCTGCCGCCGTCGGGCCCGATCGGTTCGCTGAACGTCGCCACCGCCGCCGCGGCCTGCCTGGCGATCCTGACAGGCGATCCGGCGCCCGGAGATTGACCGGTCCGGTTGGTGAAACTTCACCGATTTCGCGACTGATAAACTGGATGGCTCGTATCGGTCGTGCAGCAGCGTCGCTCGGTGCTGAAAGAGCGGAATGCAGTGGTCGATACTCAGGGCATGCCTTTGACCCACCTGCAATTCGAAACGCTCGATCAGCAGAATCTGCAGCTGATGCAGGCGTACGCCCTGCGAGACCAGACTGTTCGCGCTTCCGGTGACGACCACGACGGCTGGCTGGAACGCTTCGACAACGTCGACGGGCTTGATCAGGACAGTCTGACGCAGGCGCACGGCCAGCTGATCGCCATGGGAATGCTGAAGTTCGAACTGGCAAGTCGCAGCGTCGGCCTTCGCTACCAGATCAGCCCGCGCGGCCGCCAGGCACTCGAATCCGCGGCCCGGCGCGAATCACAGCTCGTCGACACTGACGACGGTGCATCGGAAGACCTCGGTTTCGCCGATGACGAATCGTCCGCCGGTGAATACAGCGACGCGGCCTGAGCCATCAGCGCCGACTTCGGCTGTCGTTCGGTCGACGCCATTCAGGACGGACGGCACTCAGAACGCATCGATTTCCGGCAGTTCCGAATTTGTGCTGAGTGACGCACCGAACACCTCGTCGCCGCCCGACGCAACCGATCCGGGATTTGTCTGCGCAAACGCAGCATCAGGCACCGGAACAGGAACTGCGCCGCCCGCGGGTTTTGGTGCCGGTGTGAATGTCATTGTCTCGGACGCCCCGGACATTCCCATGGCCGGACCGAACGCCATCGCCGCCAGTGGATTGAACGCCGCCTGGTTGACAGCCGACGGCTGCGGCGGAACGACGCCGTAGGGCGGTTGCCCCGCGTACTGCGGCCCCGCGTACTGCGGCCCCGAAACCGGACGCTGAGCGATCATCGGCTGACCGGTGCCCGGTTGCGGACCGGCGACCGCTACCTGCGCGTTGGGCGGCATCGCGGTCTGCTGCTGCGGCACACCGTAACCGGGAATTCCGAATGGCGGTGTTTGAGCCATCATCGGAGGCATCATTCCGGGCGGCATCATCCCGGGCATGGGACGCTGAGCGAACTGCATTGCCGGCTGCGGCGGGCCAAATGCCATTTGCTGCCGGGGAATACTCTGCGGATGCACACCACGAGCCATGGCTGTCGTTGCCATCGGGCTTGATGTTCCGGCGGCTTCCGCGGCGGACGCGAGCCGTGAATGGACTTCCGGCTGATTCCAGTTCGCCTGAAGCGCCTGCTGATAGAGTGCAACTGCCTGTCCGGGTTGCCCCTGTTCCTGATAGTGCTGGCCCAGATGAGCCAGTGCCGTCGCGTGATTGGGATTGACCTGCAGAGCTCGCTGCAGCGATTCCGCGGACGCCTGCTTGTCGCCCATCTCGTTTTGCAGCCATGCCAGTTCCACGTGGGATTCTGGGATGTACGGCTGAGTTGCCGACCACGAAGTCAACAGCTGTGCGGCCTGATCACCGCGACCGCTGGCCAGCAGCAATTCAGACATTCCGTGATAGGACGGCTGGTGCGACGGGGCCATCGTCAGTGCCTGGCGGTAAAGTTGCTCGGCTCCCGCGGCGTCACCCATCTTGTAGCGCGTCCGTGCCAGATTGGCCAGGTAATCCGGATTCGCCGGGTCGCTGGCGACTGCATTCTGAAATTCGGCTGCCGCAGCAGCATAGTTGCCCTGATCGTAGTACGACTTTCCGGAAGCGTTCATCACGTATCCGTTCATCGAGTAGCAACCGGACAGCAGGGAAAGTCCGACGCACATCGTCAGACGGATCGCGGAAATTCGAAGACCGTTGCAGCGCATGACGCGTGCCTTTTCCGAATCGAGAGTGGCGAGAAACCTCATCGGGCGACCAGGTCAGCTGCCGGTGCAGTGCGATGATCGCCGCACGATTGCTGTTGGAGCCGGATGACGAATTCTGATTGAGGGGAGAGATTGAGGAGGATCACTGCGCCGCGAACGGAGAGTTGTTCAACAGGCAGCGGACGTCTTCGCGCGGGGCGAAGAAGTCGAAAGGGAAGGAGAGTCGAGAAGGGAGAATGGAGAGCGATGCAGAATACGACCGGACAGAAACTGCTGCAACATCGATCCGGCGTCACCGAGCGGGGAATTCGCGGTGAGAACGGTGTTTTCGGCAATTGCTGCCGATGACCGGACTGCCTTGAGGACAGCAAACGACCCGACTTTTCACATCCGCGAGGGAAAGTCGTGGCGCTCGATGGACTGACGGAGCTGTGCTGACCGAATCGGCGACCTCAGACTTTGCCGAAAATCGATTTCCCGGAGCTGCGCAGGTCATTGCAGGCGCGCTGCAGGCGACTGGCGACCCCAGCTTCGGCCAGTTTCAGGTAAGCCCGGGGGTCGTAGGATTTCTTCGAACCGATTTCGCCGTCAACCATCAGGACTTCGTCGTAGTGCTTCAGCATCCAGTCCGCGATGGGCCGAGTAAACGCGTACTGCGTGTCCGTGTCGATGTTCATCTTGACGACGCCATAGTCCAGCGTTTCCTGAAGCTGCGCCGTTGGCGTCCCGGAACCTCCGTGGAAAACCAGGTCAAACTCGGCTTTGGCACCATACTTCGCGACCACAGCCTTCTGCCCGTCTCGCAGAATCTCCGGACGCAGCTTGACGGCTCCTGGCTTGTAGTGACCGTGGACGTTGCCAAACGTCGCGGCGAACATGAAACGGCCGAGCCCGCCAAGAGCTTCGTGAACCTGCACCATATCGTCTGGTGAGGTATACAGCTTGTCGGCCGGCGCATCGGAGTGATCGATGCCGTCTTCTTCACCGCCGACAACGCCCGCTTCGACTTCCAGAATGATCTCGTTTTCTGCGCAGAGTTTCAGCAGCTCCTTGCTGATCGTCATGTTCTGATCCAGCGGCAGTTCGGAACCGTCGAACATGTGCGAGTTGCACAGGTTGTTCAGTCCTGCAGCCCGGCGAGCGGCCGTTGCGGCAATCAGCGGCTTCAGGAACCCGTCGACCTTCTTCGGCTGACAGTGGTCCGTATGCAGTCCGATCAGAATGTCGTATTTCTCGGCCAGCCGATGAGCAGCCTCCGCCAACACGATCGTGCCGTGGACGGCATCCTTGACGTTCAGGCCGGACGCGAATTCTCCGGCACCGGTGGAAAACTGAATGATGCCGTCCGACTTCGAGTCGGCGAATCCCTTCAACGCCGCGTTAATTGTGACAATCGAAGTGACATTGATTCCTGGATACGCGTAGCCGCCCTGCTGAGCCGCGTCGAGCATTTTGGCGTATTGTTCCGGCGTTGCGATGGGCATCCCGACGTCATCTTTCTGGAAAAATTCCGGTGCTGGCTTTCTTAGAATCCCTGACAAGATCTGCGAGAGCCTCGGAGGTTTTGTCAGGGGTTCTAAGGAAGCGGCACAGGTTATCGATTGCCGGTCGTTCTGCAAGCAGCGACCGTCCCGTCGCCGAATCGTGAGTCACATTCTCAGGGAAGGAAAAACCGCAGGGTTTCTTAACAATATTTGCGCTGCGTCAGGCCGAAGTGATCCAGCGGCGCGAGAGCCTGTCTGTGCAGGAACCGGACCGTGCGAGAACCCGGCGGGGCGAAATCTGCGGCTGTGCGCGAACCGCAACGGGAGCTTTCATGCTGGAAGCCATTGGTTCGCCGAGGATCAAAAATGACCGCTGTGGGTGCGTTCAGACAGATTCATCAGACGGCGATCGCCGTCCACAAGAATGGCCTCACCGTGGCCACTTCTGAACTGTGCTTCATCAGGGCTGACGTCGTCGGGCAACTGGTACACGATGAATCCGGGAGATGACAGACACAGGACCTTTGTTCGCTCTTCGTCTTTTCGCATGACGTGCCCGGTGGCAAGATCACGCGCAAACGAGAAACCCTGGAGCTTGACCAGTGAGCCCTCACAGGCAACGACGCGTCCGAGGAAAAATCGAGATTCGTCCTGCTGAAACATGCGCCGGTGGGACACCAGCAGAATATTGCCTTCCTGCAGAATCATGGTTCTCTCGCTTCAGGTCTTCCTGTTGATGCAAAGAAGATCGCGTGATCAACCGCACACATGTCGACAGCATGCGGGGCACGCAATGGGCCGTCCGTCGATGACTGCACGGTTGCCTTCGACTCAGGTGTATGAAATCCGGAAAACCCTGGCAATGTGTATTTCGCTCGTGGAAAACGGCCCCGAGCGGCGAGCCCGGCGCACGACGTCACTTGCGTGCAGGAGGCATCGCACTTCGGCAGCTGCAAGTCGGAGTAACACAAGAGATTCGCCGGGTGTCCGATATCCGGCATGTGGATTGCTGAGACATCGCGTGGTGAGCTGTCAAGACTCGTTTGGTCCAGGAGATCGGCAATGGTTCGCTACTTGTCACTGATGTCGTTTACCGAACAGGGAATTGGCGCGATCGAGCAGTCCGCTGAGCGAGCCAAGAAGTTTCGCGCCGCCGTAAAGAAGGCTGGGGGAAAACTTCAATCGGTCTACTGGGCGGTTGGTGCGTACGACGGAGCCTTCGTGCTGGAAGCTCCCGACGAAAGCACCGCCACACGACTGCTGCTGGCTCTGGCGAAACTGGGGAATGTCCGGACTCAGACGCTGCGGATCTATGATGAATCTGAGTTCCAGACAGTGTTGGATGCGATGTGACAATTCGCTCACCGGTGCGCGAACGGGAACGTGATGCGCGCCGAATCTGACGTCGGCGCCAACGTGGCGAATTCCGCCTGTCAGCATTCGTCGTGCGGAAGCGGCGGGCGTGATCCACTGCCTGACCGCGGCGGCGGTTTCGCTTCCTGTCAGCGTCGTTCGGGCACAATGGGAACGTGGCCGTGGCGGAGGAACGCTGCGGGCTGCAGGTTTCGCATTGGCCCGGAGACGCGGGAAATCGACACGTCGTCCAGGTGAACCTCCCCGCTTCCGTACAGAACAAACGAAATCTGCAACTGACCGTCCTGCGACGCCTGGCGGAACATTCGAAACGTCTGCCACGATGGTCCCGGCTTGGGTCGCACGGCGAATTCCGGTCCCAGTTCGTTGTCAAAGATCATCAGCGGCTGCGGCGTTTCCGGGCGCAAACGCCGACCGGTGCGAATTCGGCCACGAATCTCCAGAACATCTCCGGCGGTCACATCAACAGCGGGCGGCATCACCAGCAGCGATGGCTTTGGCTGGGAGTTTCCCGGTTCGTTTGAAGGTTTCCACGCCAGCATTCGAAGAAACGGTTGCGAACCACCGGCGTCGTTGACGACGTCCGCCGCGCTTCGGTAGTCGGTCGGATCGGGCAGCGCGGGCCGTTTCCAGCCTGCGTCTTCAATCATCCGCAAATTGTCGAAGCTTCCGGACGGTAATAGTTCGTCAGCTTCGTGATTCGCTGCGGAGATCTGGTCGAGCATCCGCCAGTGGTCCGGAAGAGAACTGAAGGCCACCGTGTGCGGGCTTGCCGTTGGCGAAGGCAGGTCCTTCACCGCACTTCGCCAGTACTGCTGCTGCACGAATCGAAGCTGCCGCGCGGCTTCCTGTGCGAAGCGTTCCGCCGTGCGGGCATCGTTCTGAGCCAGAGCCTGATCGGCCTGATCAAGTCGGCCGGCTGCCTGTCGCAGCAGAGATGCCGCGTTTGGCTCCGCCCGTCCCAGTTCATCAATCGCGGCGGACGTTCTCAACACGCGCTCATACTTCAGGCGGGCCAGTTCCACCTGGATGTGAGCGGCTCGATCGGCCACGGCGCGAATCCGCCGATCCAGCTCGCGCGCCTGTTCGGGGTCTGACGACACAAGGAAGACAGCAAACTGGTCAAAGTCCGGGATCGCCAGTTGCAGTCCGCCCGCTGTCATGTTTCGTCGCAGGCTGGAGATTCCCGTCGCGGTGACTCGCCATGCGGACGCCGTTTCGCTGGCGGCCACCGTCATCTGAGCCTGCCTGGAATACATTGGCTGCGGCACAAACTGCGAGGCGTTGTCCCAGAATCCGGCAAGGACCACGGAATTGATCCCGCTGGTGATAACGGCCGCGTCCGGTGATTCCGGCACACCTTCCAGATTCGCCGCCGCCAGCATCGCGGAGCCATTCATCGCGGAATCCCAGAGAGCACTGCGGGATGAAGTCAGCGGCTTCGACGGAGAAGGCGAACCGTCATCCATCTGCACTGCAATATGTCCTTCGATTCGTCCCTCTACCAGAAACGGCTCCAGAATGTGCAGGTACAGGCCGTTCAGTTCAATCGACAGCGCTGATTCGCGAATGGCGTCCGACTCCGCCGTCCGGATCGCCGCCGGATTTTCGCCGGATTCCTGCTGCAGCGAACGTGTCTTCCAGTAACCGATGCCGCGACAGCCGCCGGACAGGGCGGCCACGAGCTGCATCATGAACTGTTCGGATTCGATCACCATCGGTTCAAAGCCGGCGGCGGTTCTCCAGGCTGCCAGGTCACTTGACGGTTCTGTCTGCAGCCATGTCCACGGAAGCGTCAGTTGAGATGCAGCGCGCTGTCGCTGATATGTCAGATTGCGGGATTCACCAAACGAGCGGTTGCGACCGATGACATGTTCGCCGATGCCAACCATGTCCACTTCGCGCGAAGCAATGCCTTCTCCCGCGGTCATGTCGACCATCAGCGGCCGCTGCAGGATTCGGTCAGCGCTGCGCACTTCACGCGTCCACGTCATCAGTTGCGCTGACTGAGACACGTCGACACGCGTTCCCAGATAGAACGCCGACACCAGCGGGCAGGACTGTTCCAGCGGAAGCAGTCCGTGCAGCGGCGTGTCGTAATTCGCCGGATCGAACTGCAGGCGCGGCGGAGTCGCCACGACGACCAATCCGTTCCGAAGCAACTCCTGCTGCCGTTCGCTGTTGCGGTAGTCACTGACCCAGATCGCATTCATTCCAAGTGATCGAAGCAGCTGCGGAGACTCGCCGTGGTCCGGTGTCAGTCGCGGAAACACCGGCTTTTCGTCGACGAAGACCTGACTGCGCGCGATTCGAACGGTGGCCCGGTTTCCCGATCCCGCTGATGCGTCTGTCGTCGAAGGGTTGTTACCCGGCGAATCCGGCGCGGCGAACTCGGCAACGATGTTTGTCGGTGCCACGACCGGTCCGTACGTCGAACTGCCCAGGTCCAGATAGACATCGCCGGAGTTCAGTTCAACCAGCAGCACGCAGCCATGAACATACGCACCGGACGCATCAATCTCGCTGCGATGCAGTTCGGCACGAACCCTTCTCAGCTGAGCTTCCAGGGCCGCAGCGGATGTGCTGACGGCCAGCGTCTGCCATTCACCGGTTCGGGAATATCGGTCGCCGGGGATGAACGTCGACAGCGGAGTGCCGGTTCGGGGGTCGATCTGATTCGGAAGGATAAGCTTCAGTGCCAGTCGAACACCGGCAACACTGGAACTGAACCGCAGCGTTGCCTGAAACTCGTCAAGCGGCAGTGCCGGCGGATGGCGACTTACCAGCGCGATTTGACGGAAATCCCGCTGACCGCGGAATTGAATTCGCAAGCCTCGCTCGTCACCGTCACCCTGGAATTCGGATGCCGCAACAAGTTCGACGTCGTTTGGAAGGTCCCCCGCAACACGCCAGGACGGATCTTCCTTCACCTCATCACCGAATGCCGCCGCCGGCGACAATTCGATGACGAGCATCACAGGAATCAGCGCCGCCGCGCTGAAAATGACAGATCGAAGGACCAACATCCGTGTCGTCCGGACCGCAAATTCGCGGTTTCTCAAGGTCAGCGGCCGGTCTTGGCCGACAATTTCGCGGCGCGAATCATAACGAGTGCCATCAATCCGGCCGAGTCGAGTTTTTCAGGCGAATCGTGGTGCGATCGGCCGGAATACGGACTGTGGCAGTGCCGGTTCCGGACGGTCCACCGGCTTGCTTTTGCCTCGGGCGTGCCCGACGATTCCGCAAACGGGAATTTCCGTGCATACGTTCAGCGAGGCCACCTGGTGAGACGTCAATCCGTTTCAATGTTTCGATTTCTTGCCGCGTATTGCTGCCTGGTCTTGCCGCTGGAATCGCGGGCTCAGTATCCCGGCGCGGAAATGCCGCCTCCGGAATTTCGACAGGGCTTCGACAGCATCTCCGAAGCAGACTCGGAAGCCTGGCTGTCGGTGCTGGTCGGGACGGAATACTCAGGACGCGGAACCGGCCAGGAAGGCTATCTTCTGGCAGCCCGGTGGTACGCCGACCGGCTGGCGGAACTTGGTTTTCAGCCCGCCGGTACGGACGGAAGCTGGTTTCAGGCGGTTCCT is a window encoding:
- a CDS encoding RNA methyltransferase, with the translated sequence MLELRNPHSILAALKQRPSAVRSIRISAQHPSDVWAEVAEVAKRCGVPVSAGRTEGPGVGRQRRGTERTGAGSANVEPPSPIPLSNLLQRRNGEHSHGIWLALDQIQDPQNVGALFRLAGFFNVRGILMTRDRSASVNATVCDVSAGGAEYVPFSVVSNLAQAMKKAQEHDIWLLGTSEHAASSIRQVSRDRNWMLVLGNEGDGIRRLTRENCDVLCSLPPSGPIGSLNVATAAAACLAILTGDPAPGD
- a CDS encoding tetratricopeptide repeat protein — its product is MRCNGLRISAIRLTMCVGLSLLSGCYSMNGYVMNASGKSYYDQGNYAAAAAEFQNAVASDPANPDYLANLARTRYKMGDAAGAEQLYRQALTMAPSHQPSYHGMSELLLASGRGDQAAQLLTSWSATQPYIPESHVELAWLQNEMGDKQASAESLQRALQVNPNHATALAHLGQHYQEQGQPGQAVALYQQALQANWNQPEVHSRLASAAEAAGTSSPMATTAMARGVHPQSIPRQQMAFGPPQPAMQFAQRPMPGMMPPGMMPPMMAQTPPFGIPGYGVPQQQTAMPPNAQVAVAGPQPGTGQPMIAQRPVSGPQYAGPQYAGQPPYGVVPPQPSAVNQAAFNPLAAMAFGPAMGMSGASETMTFTPAPKPAGGAVPVPVPDAAFAQTNPGSVASGGDEVFGASLSTNSELPEIDAF
- the fbaA gene encoding class II fructose-bisphosphate aldolase: MPIATPEQYAKMLDAAQQGGYAYPGINVTSIVTINAALKGFADSKSDGIIQFSTGAGEFASGLNVKDAVHGTIVLAEAAHRLAEKYDILIGLHTDHCQPKKVDGFLKPLIAATAARRAAGLNNLCNSHMFDGSELPLDQNMTISKELLKLCAENEIILEVEAGVVGGEEDGIDHSDAPADKLYTSPDDMVQVHEALGGLGRFMFAATFGNVHGHYKPGAVKLRPEILRDGQKAVVAKYGAKAEFDLVFHGGSGTPTAQLQETLDYGVVKMNIDTDTQYAFTRPIADWMLKHYDEVLMVDGEIGSKKSYDPRAYLKLAEAGVASRLQRACNDLRSSGKSIFGKV
- a CDS encoding GYD domain-containing protein produces the protein MVRYLSLMSFTEQGIGAIEQSAERAKKFRAAVKKAGGKLQSVYWAVGAYDGAFVLEAPDESTATRLLLALAKLGNVRTQTLRIYDESEFQTVLDAM
- a CDS encoding DUF4398 domain-containing protein; translation: MLVLRSVIFSAAALIPVMLVIELSPAAAFGDEVKEDPSWRVAGDLPNDVELVAASEFQGDGDERGLRIQFRGQRDFRQIALVSRHPPALPLDEFQATLRFSSSVAGVRLALKLILPNQIDPRTGTPLSTFIPGDRYSRTGEWQTLAVSTSAAALEAQLRRVRAELHRSEIDASGAYVHGCVLLVELNSGDVYLDLGSSTYGPVVAPTNIVAEFAAPDSPGNNPSTTDASAGSGNRATVRIARSQVFVDEKPVFPRLTPDHGESPQLLRSLGMNAIWVSDYRNSERQQELLRNGLVVVATPPRLQFDPANYDTPLHGLLPLEQSCPLVSAFYLGTRVDVSQSAQLMTWTREVRSADRILQRPLMVDMTAGEGIASREVDMVGIGEHVIGRNRSFGESRNLTYQRQRAASQLTLPWTWLQTEPSSDLAAWRTAAGFEPMVIESEQFMMQLVAALSGGCRGIGYWKTRSLQQESGENPAAIRTAESDAIRESALSIELNGLYLHILEPFLVEGRIEGHIAVQMDDGSPSPSKPLTSSRSALWDSAMNGSAMLAAANLEGVPESPDAAVITSGINSVVLAGFWDNASQFVPQPMYSRQAQMTVAASETASAWRVTATGISSLRRNMTAGGLQLAIPDFDQFAVFLVSSDPEQARELDRRIRAVADRAAHIQVELARLKYERVLRTSAAIDELGRAEPNAASLLRQAAGRLDQADQALAQNDARTAERFAQEAARQLRFVQQQYWRSAVKDLPSPTASPHTVAFSSLPDHWRMLDQISAANHEADELLPSGSFDNLRMIEDAGWKRPALPDPTDYRSAADVVNDAGGSQPFLRMLAWKPSNEPGNSQPKPSLLVMPPAVDVTAGDVLEIRGRIRTGRRLRPETPQPLMIFDNELGPEFAVRPKPGPSWQTFRMFRQASQDGQLQISFVLYGSGEVHLDDVSISRVSGPMRNLQPAAFLRHGHVPIVPERR